Proteins co-encoded in one Gopherus evgoodei ecotype Sinaloan lineage chromosome 4, rGopEvg1_v1.p, whole genome shotgun sequence genomic window:
- the LOC115651204 gene encoding olfactory receptor 1019-like — translation MVEGNHTMVTDFIFQGFMDHPELQVSLFVSFLMICVIILVRNLGMIMLIRFNSRLHTPMYYFLSNLSLADVGNSSVVAPRLLMTFVVQAKPISLAACAAQFFFPCNFLTNEACLLAVMAYDRFIAICNPLLYSFVMSKRLCVLLVVASYICGFVNAVVQTPFIFTLSFCDSNVINHFFCDIPPILKLSCSDTHNANMVHFILSSIVVMTSILIVLFSCMYILIAILKIHSAKGRYKTFSTCASHLTAVTIFYGAVIFMYLRPSSGYTTDPDKIISVFYILLIPMLNPLIYSLRNKKVKEAVRRMINRKVCSQLI, via the coding sequence ATGGTGGAGGGAAATCACACCATGGTTACAGACTTCATTTTCCAGGGATTCATGGATCATCCGGAGCTTCAGGTCTCCCTCTTTGTGTCATTCCTAATGATCTGTGTTATCATCCTGGTGAGGAATCTAGGGATGATCATGTTGATCAGGTTCAACTCCCgactccacacccccatgtactatttcctcagCAATTTGTCTCTTGCCGATGTTGGTAATTCCTCTGTTGTTGCTCCCCGGTTGCTGATGACTTTTGTGGTTCAGGCCAAACCCATTTCTCTCGCTGCATGCGCAGCACAATTTTTCTTTCCCTGTAACTTTCTGACCAATGAAGCTTGCTTGTTGGCGGTAATGGCATATGATCGCTTCATAGCCATCTGTAACCCCTTGCTCTATAGCTTCGTCATGTCAAAGAGACTTTGTGTATTACTAGTGGTTGCTTCATACATATGTGGCTTTGTGAATGCAGTTGTTCAGACTCCATTTATATTTACCCTGTCCTTCTGTGACTCCAATGTcatcaaccatttcttctgtgacatcccccCAATCCTTAAACTGTCCTGCTCTGACACCCACAACGCTAACATGGTGCATTTCATCTTGTCCAGTATAGTGGTCATGACTAGTATTCTCATTGTACTATTCTCCTGCATGTACATCCTCATTGCCATCCTGAAGATCCACTCTGCCAAGGGCAGATACAAAACCTTCTCCACCTGTGCCTCCCACCTGACAGCTGTCACAATTTTCTATGGAGCTGTGATCTTCATGTATTTACGACCCAGTTCTGGCTACACCACAGACCCAGACAAGATCATCTCTGTGTTTTATATCCTCTTAATTCCTATGCTGAACcccctgatctacagcctgaggaacaagaaGGTGAAAGAAGCCGTTAGAAGGATGATAAACAGGAAGGTTTGTTCTCAGTTAATATAA
- the LOC115651205 gene encoding olfactory receptor 1019-like, whose product MAERNHTTVTEFIFVGFTDHPELQIPLFMLFLVMYVVSLMGNLGMIVLIVVETRLHTPMYFFLSQMSIVDIGYSTAIAPRLLMTFVAETRTIPLIECAAQLFFVCFFVTNECCLLAVIAYDRFKAICNPLLYRAIMSKRHCVLYVSGTYVCGSVNSVVQTLFIFSLSFCSSNVVNHFFCDVPPMLKLSCSDTHVTDLVLFTFSTVIGMTSFLGVLISYMCILVAILRLRSAKGRHKTFSTCASHLTVVTMFYGTLICIYLRPSSSYVMDKDKITSVFYALVIPMLNPLIYSLRNKEVYGAFKRMIYRKNFFW is encoded by the coding sequence ATGGCAGAGAGAAACCACACCACGGTGACCGAGTTCATTTTCGTAGGATTCACAGATCATCCAGAGCTACAGATCCCCCTCTTTATGTTGTTCCTAGTGATGTATGTGGTCAGCCTGATGGGGAATCTTGGGATGATAGTGTTAATCGTGGTTGAAACCCGACTTCatacccccatgtactttttcctaaGCCAGATGTCCATTGTAGATATTGGATATTCCACTGCCATAGCTCCCAGGTTGCTAATGACCTTTGTAGCAGAGACTAGAACCATTCCTTTGATTGAGTGTGCGGCACAACTATTCTTCGTCTGTTTCTTTGTGACCAACGAATGTTGCCTCCTGGCTGTGATTGCGTATGACCGCTTCAAAGCTATCTGTAATCCTCTGCTATACAGAGCCATTATGTCCAAGAGACACTGTGTCCTGTATGTGTCTGGTACATATGTATGTGGCTCTGTGAATTCAGTTGTGCAAACTCTATTTATATTCAGTCTGTCCTTCTGCAGTTCCAATGTtgtcaaccatttcttctgtgatgtgCCCCCTATGCTGAAGCTGTCCTGCTCTGACACCCATGTCACtgaccttgtacttttcacttTCTCTACTGTAATTGGAATGACTAGTTTCCTGGGTGTCCTAATCTCCTACATGTGCATCCTTGTGGCCATTCTCAGGCTCCGTTCTGCCAAGGGGAGACACAAAACCTTTTCTACCTGTGCCTCCCACCTGACAGTTGTCACTATGTTTTATGGAACACtgatatgtatatatttaagaCCCAGTTCTAGCTATGTGATGGACAAAGACAAGATTACCTCTGTGTTTTATGCCCTTGTGATCCCCATGTTGAACCCtctgatctacagcctgagaaacaaggaggtaTATGGTGCCTTTAAAAGGATGATAtacaggaagaattttttttggtaa